One window from the genome of Candidatus Chlorohelix allophototropha encodes:
- a CDS encoding SMI1/KNR4 family protein, protein MGNNLQKLLEFGSDPLGAYLIDFPEDIAQQAGTLSAEFAGLCLQKNGFFAFESALHVFPVGNTLHTYNLQRWNSETLWRSEYSDMAEGFLFFAQDAFGEQFGLKDGYVWRFNPETGDSVQISSSLEEWAGLLLSDYEYETGYIFAHEWQNRKGRLLADHRILPLVPFVAGGKYELTNFYSENMVAGMKSRANLARQIRDLPNGSPIQIKFLEGN, encoded by the coding sequence ATGGGAAATAATCTTCAAAAATTGCTCGAATTTGGAAGCGATCCGCTCGGCGCGTATCTAATCGATTTCCCCGAAGATATTGCTCAGCAAGCCGGAACTTTAAGTGCCGAGTTTGCCGGGTTGTGTCTGCAAAAGAACGGCTTTTTTGCCTTTGAAAGTGCGCTACATGTTTTCCCGGTGGGCAATACCCTTCACACTTATAACTTGCAACGTTGGAATAGTGAAACACTCTGGCGAAGTGAGTACAGTGATATGGCAGAGGGCTTTCTTTTTTTCGCGCAGGATGCTTTCGGCGAGCAATTTGGTTTAAAAGATGGCTACGTCTGGCGTTTTAATCCCGAAACGGGCGATAGTGTACAAATATCTTCCAGCTTGGAAGAGTGGGCGGGCTTGCTACTCAGTGACTACGAATATGAAACCGGGTATATCTTTGCACACGAATGGCAGAATAGAAAAGGACGTTTGCTGGCAGACCACCGTATCTTACCTCTAGTTCCATTCGTGGCGGGGGGTAAGTACGAGCTTACGAATTTTTACAGCGAGAATATGGTGGCAGGAATGAAATCACGCGCTAATTTGGCACGACAAATCCGCGACTTGCCTAACGGTAGCCCCATTCAAATAAAATTTCTCGAAGGTAACTAA
- a CDS encoding SDR family oxidoreductase — MLRSIFREGLFEGQVILVSGGGSGIGRSIARELAVLGATVIICGRTLEKLDTVKAEIEADGGKAHSAVCNIRDEERVKQLFAQTLQKCGRLDALVNNAGGQFLSPAEAINVKGWNAVIETNLTGTFFMCKAAHHVWMKEHGGAIVNIVADMWRGFPNMAHTGAARAGVVNLTQTLALEWAHYAIRVNAVAPGLINSSGMSKYPPEVQTLIQQLPRDIPARRMGTEREVAAAVTFLLSPAAAFISGETLKVDGAGSLYRLQGYVIPEHTAWESYE; from the coding sequence ATGCTACGTTCAATTTTTCGCGAGGGGCTTTTCGAAGGTCAGGTAATACTGGTATCGGGCGGTGGTAGCGGTATTGGACGCTCGATTGCTCGTGAACTGGCAGTATTAGGCGCGACAGTGATAATTTGCGGGCGCACTTTAGAAAAATTGGATACAGTAAAAGCGGAAATTGAAGCGGATGGCGGTAAAGCTCACTCTGCTGTATGCAATATTCGTGACGAAGAACGGGTTAAGCAATTGTTCGCGCAGACTCTGCAAAAGTGCGGGCGTTTGGATGCGCTGGTGAACAATGCAGGCGGGCAATTTCTTTCTCCTGCCGAAGCGATTAATGTTAAAGGTTGGAACGCCGTTATTGAAACCAACCTGACCGGAACTTTCTTTATGTGTAAGGCAGCACACCACGTTTGGATGAAAGAACACGGTGGCGCAATCGTCAATATTGTGGCAGATATGTGGCGTGGCTTTCCCAATATGGCGCACACTGGGGCGGCGCGGGCGGGTGTGGTGAACCTGACGCAAACGCTGGCGCTGGAATGGGCACACTATGCAATTCGCGTCAATGCGGTTGCGCCCGGCTTGATCAATTCCAGCGGCATGTCGAAATACCCCCCGGAGGTGCAAACGCTGATCCAGCAACTGCCCCGCGATATTCCGGCGCGGCGAATGGGTACTGAGCGCGAAGTTGCTGCCGCTGTCACCTTTTTGCTTTCGCCTGCCGCCGCCTTTATCTCCGGCGAGACTTTAAAAGTGGATGGCGCGGGTTCGCTCTATCGCTTACAAGGTTACGTAATCCCTGAGCATACGGCATGGGAGAGCTATGAGTGA
- a CDS encoding phytoene desaturase family protein codes for MAQVAIAGAGMGGLATAIRLAAAGHKVQIFEKNEQVGGKLNLLEKGGYRWDTGPSLITMPFVYEDLFRVAGRDFKDYVELVPVEPITRYFYPDGAIFDASDSLATMTAAIEKLSPPDVANYYKYMAYSRRLYDLTAEVFLFNGFNNLRDLRQMSLPNTFKIDPFRTVHQANTAFFKDKRLVQLFDRYATYNGSSPYRAPATLNVIPFVELGLGGWYVRGGLYKLAQAYLKLAQELGVEVRTGAKVEHILTCKGKVSGLRLERGEEIAAEVVISNTDVSYTNRHLLGQKREGWRKYTGIEPSCSGFVLFLGLKRQYKQLRHHNILFSRDYQNEFADIFERKVPPQDPTIYICWTGHTDPAHAPPGSSNLFVLVNAPYLSENFEWTPTASKTYRDLLIRRMQEGGLEGLETAIEVEQLITPHDLEQHYNATHGAIYGLSSNNRFSAFLRPPNRSSKLKGLYYAGGSTHPGGGVPLVTLSAKIVAKLVEQDLR; via the coding sequence TTGGCACAAGTAGCGATAGCCGGAGCAGGAATGGGTGGTTTGGCAACCGCAATCAGATTGGCAGCAGCCGGGCACAAAGTTCAAATCTTTGAAAAAAACGAGCAAGTAGGCGGCAAGCTCAACTTGCTAGAAAAAGGCGGCTATCGCTGGGACACGGGTCCCTCACTGATCACCATGCCATTTGTATATGAAGACCTGTTCAGAGTAGCCGGACGTGATTTCAAAGACTATGTAGAACTTGTCCCGGTAGAACCTATCACGCGCTATTTCTACCCCGATGGAGCAATTTTTGATGCCAGCGATAGCCTCGCCACCATGACAGCCGCTATCGAAAAACTCAGCCCGCCGGATGTAGCGAACTATTATAAGTATATGGCTTACAGTCGCCGCCTATACGACCTAACCGCCGAGGTGTTCTTATTCAACGGCTTTAATAACTTGCGCGACCTGCGCCAGATGAGCCTGCCAAATACTTTCAAGATTGACCCCTTCCGCACGGTGCATCAAGCCAACACCGCTTTTTTCAAGGATAAGCGGTTGGTACAGCTTTTCGATCGCTACGCCACTTACAACGGTTCTTCACCCTATCGCGCGCCAGCCACCCTGAACGTAATACCCTTCGTGGAATTGGGGTTGGGTGGTTGGTATGTGCGGGGTGGCTTGTACAAGTTGGCACAGGCATATTTGAAACTAGCGCAGGAGTTAGGGGTAGAAGTGCGTACCGGGGCAAAGGTAGAGCATATCCTGACCTGTAAAGGCAAAGTGTCAGGGCTGCGCTTGGAAAGAGGCGAGGAAATAGCAGCAGAAGTGGTTATCTCCAATACGGATGTGAGCTACACTAACCGTCACTTGCTAGGGCAAAAACGCGAAGGCTGGCGCAAATACACCGGGATAGAGCCAAGTTGCAGCGGTTTTGTGTTATTTCTAGGATTAAAGCGGCAATATAAGCAATTGCGCCATCACAATATTTTGTTCAGCCGCGACTACCAGAATGAGTTCGCCGATATTTTCGAGCGCAAAGTACCCCCGCAAGACCCTACCATTTACATCTGCTGGACAGGGCACACCGACCCAGCACATGCCCCACCGGGTAGCAGCAACCTGTTCGTGCTGGTCAATGCTCCCTATTTATCGGAAAATTTTGAGTGGACTCCAACCGCTTCAAAAACTTATCGCGACTTGCTCATCCGCCGGATGCAAGAAGGTGGTTTAGAAGGGCTTGAAACAGCGATCGAGGTTGAGCAACTAATAACCCCGCACGACTTAGAACAGCACTATAACGCTACACATGGCGCAATTTACGGACTAAGCAGCAACAACCGTTTCAGTGCCTTCCTCCGCCCACCTAACCGCTCTTCAAAGCTAAAAGGGTTGTATTACGCCGGAGGCAGCACCCATCCCGGCGGCGGGGTGCCGTTGGTAACGTTATCAGCCAAAATTGTGGCAAAATTGGTTGAACAAGACTTGCGCTAA